A single genomic interval of Picosynechococcus sp. PCC 7003 harbors:
- the rplJ gene encoding 50S ribosomal protein L10 — protein MGKSLADKQELVAEIKDLLKDAQLTFVIDYKGLTVAEITDLRNRLRPAGAYCKIAKNTLMHIAVDGDETWQPVQSLLKDSSAFLIAGEDVASAVKAYKEFRKATKKTELRGGVMEGQALTSDQIEALGDLPTKEQLYGQIAGAINAVTAKIAIGINEVPGSLARAIKAVSEKEAA, from the coding sequence ATGGGAAAATCGCTAGCAGATAAGCAAGAATTGGTTGCTGAGATCAAAGATTTGCTCAAGGATGCACAACTTACTTTTGTGATTGATTACAAGGGTTTAACCGTTGCGGAAATCACTGATTTACGTAATCGTCTTCGTCCTGCCGGGGCATATTGCAAAATTGCGAAAAACACGCTGATGCATATTGCCGTTGATGGTGATGAAACGTGGCAACCCGTGCAATCTCTCTTGAAAGATTCCTCCGCATTTTTAATTGCCGGAGAAGATGTTGCTTCCGCCGTTAAAGCTTACAAAGAATTCCGCAAAGCAACGAAGAAAACCGAACTTCGTGGCGGCGTTATGGAAGGTCAAGCTTTAACCAGCGACCAAATCGAAGCCCTCGGTGATCTGCCCACCAAAGAACAACTCTACGGTCAGATTGCAGGTGCGATCAATGCAGTTACTGCAAAAATTGCCATCGGCATCAACGAAGTACCGGGTTCTTTGGCCAGAGCCATCAAAGCTGTTTCCGAGAAAGAAGCAGCCTAA
- the rplL gene encoding 50S ribosomal protein L7/L12, translated as MSATTDEILEKLQSLTLLEAAELVKQIEETFGVSAAAPVGGMVMAAPGAAAAEEVEEKTEFDVILDEVPADKKIAVLKVVRGITGLGLKEAKEMVESAPKPIKEGTGKEDAEAIKKQLEDAGAKASVK; from the coding sequence ATGTCTGCTACTACCGATGAAATTTTGGAGAAGTTGCAATCTCTAACTCTGCTTGAAGCAGCTGAATTAGTTAAGCAAATCGAAGAAACCTTTGGCGTTAGCGCTGCTGCTCCCGTTGGTGGCATGGTAATGGCTGCCCCCGGTGCTGCTGCTGCTGAGGAAGTTGAAGAGAAGACCGAATTTGACGTTATTCTCGATGAAGTTCCTGCTGACAAGAAAATCGCCGTTCTTAAGGTTGTTCGTGGCATCACTGGCCTCGGTCTTAAGGAAGCCAAAGAAATGGTTGAATCTGCGCCTAAGCCCATCAAAGAAGGCACTGGCAAGGAAGATGCTGAAGCCATCAAGAAGCAGCTTGAAGATGCTGGTGCAAAAGCAAGCGTCAAGTAA
- the gatA gene encoding Asp-tRNA(Asn)/Glu-tRNA(Gln) amidotransferase subunit GatA — MSAIRTLHQQLISKERSAVEILTETFAHIEAVEPKVKAFLTLTKEQALAQAAQVDAKIAAGETIGLLEGIPIAIKDNLCTKGIQTTCASRILEGFVPTYESTVTQKLREAGAIMVGKTNLDEFAMGSSTENSGYQVTGNPWDVTRVPGGSSGGSAAAVAAGEAPIALGSDTGGSIRQPASLCGVVGLKPTYGLVSRFGLVAYASSLDQIGPFARTVEDTAILLEAIAGHDPKDSTSLDVDIPQYSQLLQAALPKDKPLKIGIIQETFGEGLDPEVAEAVQKAIAQLQELGAEVETISCPRFRYGLPAYYIIAPSEASANLARYDAVKYGTRNAAADNLVDMYTQTRAAGFGPEVKRRIMLGTYTLSAGYYDAYYLKAQKVRTLIKEDFDQAFAKVDLLICPTSPSTAFKAGEKTDDPLSMYLSDLMTIPVNLAGLPALSLPCGFDAQGLPIGMQLIGNVLREDLLLQVAHVYEQATAWHQKEPQL; from the coding sequence ATGTCAGCCATCCGCACGCTACACCAACAACTCATTTCAAAGGAACGTTCTGCTGTCGAAATTTTGACGGAAACGTTTGCCCATATCGAAGCGGTGGAACCTAAGGTTAAAGCGTTTTTAACCCTGACTAAGGAACAGGCCTTGGCCCAGGCGGCGCAAGTGGATGCAAAAATTGCCGCGGGGGAAACCATTGGCCTCCTAGAAGGCATCCCCATTGCAATTAAGGATAATCTCTGTACGAAAGGCATTCAGACCACCTGTGCTTCGCGCATCCTGGAAGGCTTTGTGCCGACCTACGAATCGACAGTCACCCAGAAGTTACGGGAAGCTGGGGCGATTATGGTAGGCAAAACAAACCTTGATGAGTTTGCCATGGGTAGTTCGACGGAAAATTCTGGCTATCAAGTAACGGGCAATCCCTGGGATGTCACACGGGTTCCGGGTGGGTCTTCTGGGGGGTCAGCGGCGGCAGTGGCAGCAGGGGAAGCGCCGATCGCCCTGGGTTCAGATACTGGCGGCTCGATTCGCCAACCGGCTTCCCTCTGTGGTGTGGTGGGCCTTAAACCGACCTATGGCCTGGTGTCTCGTTTTGGCTTGGTGGCCTATGCGTCTTCTCTGGATCAAATTGGCCCCTTTGCCCGGACAGTAGAAGATACGGCAATTCTGTTAGAGGCGATCGCCGGCCATGATCCCAAGGATTCCACCAGTTTAGATGTGGATATTCCCCAATATAGCCAGTTGCTCCAGGCGGCACTCCCCAAAGATAAGCCCCTCAAAATTGGCATCATCCAGGAGACTTTTGGGGAAGGACTGGATCCAGAGGTTGCTGAAGCGGTTCAAAAGGCGATCGCCCAACTCCAGGAACTTGGTGCTGAGGTTGAAACTATCTCCTGTCCTCGCTTCCGTTATGGCTTACCTGCCTACTACATCATTGCCCCGTCCGAAGCCTCAGCAAATTTGGCCCGTTACGATGCCGTCAAATATGGCACACGCAATGCTGCGGCCGATAACCTGGTTGATATGTACACCCAAACCCGTGCCGCTGGTTTTGGCCCTGAGGTAAAGCGCCGGATTATGTTAGGAACTTACACCTTGTCGGCTGGCTATTATGATGCCTATTACCTCAAAGCCCAGAAGGTCAGAACTTTAATTAAAGAAGACTTTGATCAAGCCTTTGCCAAGGTGGACCTACTCATTTGTCCCACTTCCCCCAGTACCGCTTTCAAAGCTGGCGAAAAAACCGATGATCCCCTCAGTATGTATCTCTCTGACTTGATGACCATTCCCGTCAATTTAGCGGGACTACCGGCCCTGAGTCTGCCCTGTGGTTTTGATGCCCAAGGACTCCCCATCGGGATGCAACTCATCGGTAATGTTCTTCGAGAGGATCTCTTACTTCAGGTGGCCCATGTCTATGAACAGGCAACGGCTTGGCACCAGAAAGAACCCCAACTCTAA
- the acpP gene encoding acyl carrier protein produces MNQEIFDKIKNIIVDQLDVDADSVSPESNFISDLDADSLDTVELVMAFEEEFDIDIPDDVAEKITTVGEAVNIIAEKTGAN; encoded by the coding sequence ATGAACCAGGAAATTTTTGACAAAATTAAAAATATTATCGTTGATCAGCTGGATGTCGATGCTGACTCCGTAAGCCCCGAATCAAACTTCATCAGTGACCTTGATGCAGACTCCCTCGACACAGTCGAGCTGGTCATGGCCTTTGAAGAAGAATTTGATATCGATATTCCCGATGATGTCGCTGAAAAAATCACTACGGTGGGAGAAGCAGTTAACATCATCGCTGAAAAAACTGGCGCCAACTAA
- the fabF gene encoding beta-ketoacyl-ACP synthase II has protein sequence MAHSSPYRVVITGLGAITPIGNTLEEYWEGLMTGRNGIDLVTAFDASQHACRIAGEVKGFDPLAFIPKKEAKRMDRFSQFAVAASKQALADAGLEINADNAPDIGVMIGTGVGGIKVMEDQQEIYLEKGPSRCSPFMIPMMIANMAAGLTAIHTGAQGPNSCTVTACAAGSNAVGEAFRLVQQGYAKAMISGGTEAAITPLSVAGFASARALSTRNDDPKHACRPFDQDRDGFVMGEGAGILILEELEHALARGAKIYGEIVGYGMTCDAYHMTAPTPDGAGATRAIELALKDGDLAPNQVNYVNAHGTSTPANDITETKAIKKALGDQAYKILVSSTKSMTGHLLGGSGGIEAVATVMAIANDRVPPTINLENPQEGCDLDYVPNESREHPVEVALSNSFGFGGHNVTLAFKKYRPE, from the coding sequence ATGGCACACTCATCTCCGTATCGCGTTGTAATCACCGGTTTAGGTGCGATCACCCCGATTGGTAATACCCTAGAGGAGTATTGGGAAGGACTCATGACCGGTCGCAATGGCATTGACCTCGTGACCGCATTTGATGCTTCCCAACATGCCTGTCGCATTGCAGGTGAAGTAAAAGGCTTTGATCCCCTCGCATTCATCCCTAAAAAAGAAGCGAAGCGCATGGATCGATTTTCCCAATTCGCCGTGGCTGCCAGTAAGCAAGCCCTTGCCGATGCGGGTCTAGAGATCAATGCTGACAATGCTCCCGATATCGGTGTGATGATCGGCACCGGGGTCGGTGGCATCAAGGTGATGGAAGACCAGCAGGAAATTTACCTAGAGAAAGGCCCCAGCCGCTGTAGCCCCTTCATGATCCCAATGATGATTGCCAATATGGCGGCAGGGTTAACGGCAATTCATACCGGTGCCCAAGGGCCCAATAGTTGTACGGTGACTGCTTGCGCGGCTGGCTCTAACGCAGTGGGTGAGGCATTCCGTTTGGTGCAGCAAGGCTACGCTAAAGCGATGATTTCTGGAGGCACCGAAGCCGCAATCACCCCTTTAAGTGTTGCCGGATTTGCCTCGGCCCGGGCTTTATCGACCCGCAATGATGATCCCAAGCATGCTTGTCGTCCTTTTGATCAAGATCGTGATGGCTTTGTAATGGGCGAAGGTGCGGGCATTTTAATCCTCGAAGAGCTAGAGCATGCCTTGGCCCGGGGGGCAAAAATCTACGGGGAAATCGTTGGTTACGGCATGACCTGTGATGCTTACCACATGACGGCACCGACTCCCGATGGAGCTGGGGCAACCCGGGCCATTGAATTAGCGCTCAAGGATGGCGACTTGGCTCCGAACCAAGTGAACTACGTGAATGCCCATGGGACGAGTACCCCCGCCAATGACATCACAGAAACGAAAGCGATTAAAAAAGCCCTCGGCGACCAGGCTTATAAAATTTTAGTAAGTTCGACTAAATCCATGACCGGTCACCTCTTGGGTGGTTCTGGGGGGATTGAGGCGGTGGCCACAGTGATGGCGATCGCCAATGATCGCGTCCCCCCAACGATCAACCTCGAAAATCCCCAAGAAGGCTGCGATTTAGATTACGTTCCCAATGAAAGCCGCGAACACCCAGTTGAAGTAGCCCTTTCTAACTCCTTCGGCTTTGGCGGCCACAACGTCACCCTCGCGTTTAAAAAGTATCGCCCGGAATAA
- the tkt gene encoding transketolase, translated as MTVATQSIDQLCINAIRFLAIDGVEKAKSGHPGLPMGAAPMAYTLWDKFMRFNPKNPKWVNRDRFVLSAGHGSMLQYALMYLAGYDSVSLEDIKQFRQWKSKTPGHPENFETPGVEVTTGPLGQGIANAVGLALAEAHLAARFNKSDATLFDHYTYVIMGDGCNMEGISGEAASIAGHWGLGKLIALYDDNHISIDGSTDIAFTEDVCKRYESYGWHVLHVEDGNNDIEAIAKAIEAAKAVTDKPSLIKITTTIGYGSPNKADTAGVHGAALGGDEIELTRKALDWPYAPFEVPEDALNHFRKAVERGASAEAEWNQVWATYKTKYAEEAAELERILSGKPPANWADALPTATPADKGLATRKHSEITLNAIAPGLPELIGGSADLTHSNLTEIHVSGDFQKGAYENRNVHFGVREHAMGAICNGIALHGTGLLPYGATFLVFSDYMRNSIRLSALSEARVIWVMTHDSIALGEDGPTHQPIEHVASLRAMPNLYVYRPADTNETSGAYKVAVESATTPTLLALTRQGLPNLEGSSIENAAKGGYVLSDSEGTPDLILIGTGSEVHLCVEAAKALRASGKNVRVVSMPCVERFEEQDAAYQESVLPKAVTKRVAVEAGATMSWYKYVGFEGAVIGIDTYGASAPGGVVMEKFGFTVDNVVKTAETVLG; from the coding sequence ATGACCGTTGCAACCCAATCCATAGATCAGCTTTGTATTAATGCAATTCGCTTTTTGGCAATTGATGGCGTCGAGAAGGCAAAATCTGGTCACCCCGGTTTACCGATGGGCGCTGCTCCCATGGCCTACACCCTCTGGGACAAATTCATGCGGTTCAACCCCAAAAATCCGAAATGGGTCAACCGCGATCGCTTTGTCCTGTCGGCAGGTCACGGTTCAATGCTGCAGTATGCCTTGATGTACTTAGCGGGCTATGACAGTGTTTCCCTCGAAGACATTAAGCAATTTCGTCAGTGGAAATCGAAGACTCCCGGTCACCCTGAGAACTTCGAGACCCCTGGTGTAGAAGTCACTACTGGCCCCCTCGGCCAAGGGATCGCTAATGCTGTCGGCCTCGCCCTGGCGGAAGCACACCTAGCTGCTCGCTTTAACAAATCTGATGCTACTCTCTTCGACCACTATACCTATGTGATCATGGGTGATGGTTGCAACATGGAAGGGATCTCTGGGGAAGCGGCTTCCATCGCGGGTCACTGGGGTCTCGGCAAATTAATCGCCCTCTATGACGACAACCACATTTCCATCGACGGCTCCACGGACATTGCCTTCACCGAAGATGTCTGTAAGCGTTATGAGTCCTATGGTTGGCATGTTCTCCATGTAGAGGATGGCAACAATGATATTGAGGCGATCGCCAAAGCCATTGAAGCGGCCAAGGCAGTAACCGACAAGCCCTCTCTGATTAAAATTACAACGACGATTGGTTACGGTTCCCCCAACAAAGCCGATACCGCTGGTGTACATGGTGCCGCATTAGGTGGCGATGAAATTGAACTAACCCGCAAAGCCCTTGATTGGCCCTACGCCCCCTTCGAGGTTCCCGAAGATGCCCTCAACCATTTCCGTAAAGCCGTTGAACGGGGTGCCAGCGCCGAAGCAGAGTGGAACCAAGTGTGGGCCACCTACAAAACTAAATATGCTGAAGAAGCCGCAGAATTAGAGCGGATTCTTTCTGGTAAGCCCCCCGCAAACTGGGCTGATGCTCTACCTACCGCCACACCTGCTGATAAAGGCCTTGCGACCCGTAAGCACTCCGAAATCACCCTCAATGCGATCGCCCCAGGATTGCCCGAATTGATTGGGGGTTCTGCGGACTTGACCCACTCTAACTTGACAGAAATCCACGTTTCCGGCGATTTCCAGAAAGGCGCCTACGAAAACCGTAACGTCCACTTCGGCGTTCGGGAACATGCCATGGGCGCAATCTGTAACGGCATTGCCCTCCACGGCACTGGCTTACTGCCCTATGGCGCGACTTTCCTTGTGTTCTCCGACTACATGCGGAACTCGATCCGTTTATCTGCCCTGTCCGAAGCACGGGTAATTTGGGTGATGACCCACGATTCCATTGCTCTCGGTGAAGATGGCCCCACCCACCAACCCATCGAGCACGTTGCTTCTCTGCGGGCGATGCCGAACCTCTATGTTTACCGTCCGGCAGATACCAACGAAACCTCCGGTGCCTATAAAGTGGCCGTTGAAAGTGCAACAACGCCGACCCTATTGGCCCTCACTCGCCAAGGTTTACCTAACCTCGAAGGCAGCTCCATTGAAAATGCCGCAAAAGGTGGCTATGTCCTCTCCGATAGCGAAGGCACCCCTGATCTGATTTTGATTGGTACAGGTAGTGAAGTTCACCTCTGTGTCGAAGCAGCGAAAGCACTCCGAGCCAGCGGTAAGAATGTCCGTGTTGTTTCCATGCCCTGTGTGGAACGCTTCGAAGAGCAAGATGCCGCCTACCAAGAGTCCGTGCTGCCGAAAGCTGTGACCAAACGGGTTGCTGTAGAGGCTGGTGCCACCATGAGCTGGTACAAGTACGTTGGTTTCGAAGGCGCTGTGATCGGCATTGATACCTATGGTGCTTCCGCCCCTGGTGGTGTCGTCATGGAGAAATTTGGTTTTACCGTTGATAACGTTGTAAAAACAGCCGAGACAGTACTGGGTTAA
- a CDS encoding LptF/LptG family permease gives MAQLVGPFLFGLGIFTSLGLTIGVLFEVMRNVVANEITWAIAFQILALRLPEFLVLGLPMATLLGTLTAYSSLSSFSEIIALRSVGLPPLRLMIPGLLLGLLITGITFGFNDWIVPQTTKQASTIANIAKGEETIDYQEKNIIYPEYQRVQTATGNREILKTLFYAETFDGTQMNNLTILDRAAVDTQRIITAAAAQWNANEQGWLVRDGSIYQIGANGSFSDIEQFESSFLSLSDAPLILATRCQRPNEMTLQVIDVCLESLKLSRNERRIRTLQVRKQEKFSVPFVCIVFAMVGSAIGLRPQNSSRATSVGLSVAIVFAYYLISVISSSMGVWGTITPFMGTWFPNLLGLVAAGTILWRTG, from the coding sequence ATGGCGCAACTTGTGGGGCCTTTCCTGTTTGGGTTAGGAATTTTCACGAGTTTGGGCCTCACCATCGGTGTTCTCTTCGAGGTAATGCGCAATGTGGTCGCCAATGAAATCACCTGGGCGATCGCCTTCCAAATCCTCGCCCTCCGTCTCCCAGAATTTCTCGTCCTCGGTCTTCCCATGGCCACTCTGTTAGGAACCCTCACCGCCTACAGTAGTTTGTCTTCTTTTAGTGAAATTATCGCCTTACGCAGCGTCGGTTTGCCCCCCTTGCGGTTAATGATCCCCGGTCTTCTCCTGGGGTTACTCATTACGGGTATCACCTTTGGCTTCAACGACTGGATTGTCCCCCAGACCACCAAACAGGCCAGTACCATTGCCAACATTGCCAAGGGAGAAGAAACCATTGACTACCAAGAAAAAAATATTATCTACCCCGAATATCAACGGGTGCAAACGGCCACTGGTAACCGCGAAATCCTCAAAACCCTCTTTTATGCCGAGACCTTCGATGGCACCCAAATGAACAATCTCACCATCCTCGATCGCGCCGCCGTCGATACCCAAAGAATTATCACCGCCGCCGCCGCCCAGTGGAACGCTAATGAACAGGGTTGGCTGGTGCGGGATGGCAGCATTTATCAAATTGGGGCTAATGGTTCCTTTAGTGATATTGAGCAGTTTGAAAGCAGTTTTTTGAGCCTATCTGATGCTCCTTTGATCCTCGCGACCCGCTGTCAACGCCCCAATGAAATGACCCTCCAAGTGATTGATGTTTGTTTAGAAAGTCTCAAGTTAAGTCGCAACGAAAGGCGGATCCGGACGCTCCAGGTGAGAAAGCAAGAAAAATTTTCTGTCCCCTTCGTTTGCATTGTCTTTGCAATGGTCGGATCGGCCATCGGCCTGCGCCCGCAAAATTCCAGCCGAGCCACCAGTGTAGGCCTATCAGTAGCCATTGTCTTTGCTTACTATCTGATTTCTGTGATTTCCAGTTCCATGGGAGTCTGGGGAACCATTACACCGTTTATGGGGACTTGGTTTCCTAATCTCTTGGGGTTAGTGGCCGCAGGGACGATCCTTTGGCGGACAGGCTAG
- a CDS encoding DUF3370 domain-containing protein: MFDLFASLLIAQESAPLLVAQENRSKEELLPHQAPTPGEEQGSSVGRSPAAIVTEPQEVRPLPGSLNEIPVFNSNSPEVIAQEGILLSTFPKAGKTQAIAHLETPLEGRFDIFTHHISRPATEQRTLYQGLLVNNPTGSPRTLKILQGISYLNSEDAPFRELLPFVEDPQGFVYSGPGSRLVSDTLRGKSQAQFPEIVRIPPYSTVILANLPIPVSGARSTYLQVETDGSVYLANLAKYEVREEIATSRIDNNGSIVEGKAFRSRPPSLDEWRSLLTQGQLVEPRDLPPVPSKDPGRIIYGRVAGISVGSQWEATVTDPGAESLAIPAAGEAISFPISTTSTGTFGTNQVQSAPMLTRYPDTALQGHGNYLVHYKLTFPLENTSDEYQWTSLTFQTPIKDDLHSDRLSFFASPPNRVFYRGTVRINYPNEYRRQITRYIHLVQHRGQRSEPLATLEIPPGASRTAEIDFFYPPDATPPQVITVRTLAPEDR, encoded by the coding sequence ATGTTTGACCTGTTTGCTTCTTTGCTCATTGCCCAGGAATCTGCCCCTTTATTGGTGGCCCAAGAGAACAGGTCGAAGGAAGAGTTGCTCCCGCACCAAGCGCCCACACCAGGGGAAGAGCAAGGGTCTTCTGTGGGGCGATCGCCAGCGGCCATCGTCACGGAACCCCAAGAGGTGCGTCCTTTGCCGGGGAGCTTGAATGAAATTCCGGTCTTTAACAGCAACAGCCCTGAGGTCATTGCCCAGGAAGGCATTTTATTATCCACTTTCCCGAAGGCGGGAAAAACCCAGGCGATCGCCCACCTCGAAACCCCCCTCGAAGGACGCTTTGATATTTTTACCCACCACATTTCCCGTCCCGCCACGGAGCAACGCACCCTATACCAAGGCCTGTTGGTGAATAACCCCACTGGCAGCCCCCGCACCCTCAAAATTCTCCAAGGCATTAGTTACCTCAATAGTGAAGATGCCCCCTTCCGCGAGTTATTACCCTTTGTTGAAGATCCCCAAGGTTTTGTCTATTCCGGCCCCGGATCCCGACTCGTGAGCGATACCCTCCGGGGCAAAAGCCAAGCGCAATTTCCAGAGATTGTCCGTATTCCCCCCTATAGCACCGTGATTTTGGCGAATCTCCCCATTCCGGTCAGCGGTGCCCGCTCTACCTATTTACAAGTGGAAACGGATGGCAGCGTTTATTTGGCCAATTTAGCGAAATATGAAGTCCGCGAAGAAATAGCCACCAGCCGCATTGACAATAATGGCAGTATCGTTGAGGGTAAAGCCTTTCGCTCCCGTCCCCCCAGCCTCGATGAATGGCGATCGCTCCTCACCCAAGGCCAACTCGTCGAACCCCGGGATCTCCCCCCGGTGCCCAGTAAAGATCCGGGCCGCATTATTTATGGACGGGTTGCAGGCATTTCTGTGGGTAGCCAGTGGGAGGCAACCGTCACCGATCCAGGGGCAGAGAGTTTAGCAATCCCCGCTGCCGGCGAAGCGATTTCTTTCCCCATTAGCACCACCAGCACCGGCACTTTTGGCACTAACCAAGTGCAAAGCGCCCCCATGCTCACCCGTTATCCCGATACCGCACTCCAGGGCCATGGTAATTATTTAGTCCATTACAAACTGACTTTTCCCCTCGAAAATACGAGCGATGAATATCAATGGACATCGCTAACGTTTCAAACGCCCATCAAAGATGATCTCCATAGCGATCGCCTCTCCTTTTTTGCATCGCCCCCCAACCGTGTTTTTTATCGAGGCACCGTCCGTATCAACTATCCCAACGAATACCGGCGGCAGATCACCCGCTACATCCACCTAGTGCAACATCGAGGCCAACGCTCAGAACCCCTTGCCACCCTGGAAATTCCCCCCGGCGCAAGTCGTACCGCAGAAATTGACTTTTTCTATCCCCCCGATGCAACACCTCCCCAGGTGATTACCGTGAGAACCCTTGCCCCAGAGGATCGTTAA
- a CDS encoding low-complexity tail membrane protein translates to MLFEPYFWLHVAGLALLPLIWSLLAIALAIGIPFPVANVELGLIVLLGGVPVWLLQILRPWQPFSLFVFQIPPERLDERQRQILRLVQGTRQPILNVLGAIAMVILLWQVAHYAPLAVGLTAGLPQWHILGLFAAILLFFFGNILLQIPLTLLPALLISETTAQAIDPHPTVSIRRDFACWGLPLGQLFPPRRS, encoded by the coding sequence ATGTTGTTTGAGCCTTATTTTTGGTTACATGTTGCGGGCTTGGCCTTACTGCCTCTGATTTGGTCTTTGTTGGCGATCGCCTTGGCGATTGGCATCCCATTTCCCGTGGCCAATGTTGAATTGGGCTTAATTGTGCTCCTGGGCGGAGTGCCGGTGTGGCTGCTGCAAATCCTCCGGCCCTGGCAACCCTTTAGCCTCTTTGTGTTTCAAATTCCGCCAGAACGCCTCGATGAACGGCAACGGCAAATTTTACGACTAGTGCAGGGAACCCGGCAGCCGATTTTAAATGTCCTGGGGGCGATCGCCATGGTGATTTTGTTGTGGCAAGTAGCCCATTATGCGCCCCTCGCGGTGGGACTGACAGCAGGACTCCCCCAGTGGCATATTTTGGGCTTATTCGCCGCGATCCTGCTGTTCTTCTTCGGCAATATTTTGCTACAAATTCCCCTGACCCTCTTGCCAGCACTCTTAATTTCTGAAACAACTGCCCAGGCTATTGATCCCCACCCAACTGTCAGTATCCGGCGAGATTTTGCCTGTTGGGGCCTACCTTTGGGGCAACTGTTCCCCCCAAGACGTTCCTAG